One window from the genome of SAR324 cluster bacterium encodes:
- a CDS encoding transglutaminase family protein: MQRYKILHRTYYNFSGLVTLGPHQLRLRPREDHEMRIESSTLKITPQANLHWYRDVEGNSVANAIFDLPTSQLVIESEVIIQQYNEDPLGFLTVTHATDYPCTYHPDDQVLLSPYMVLLEQSSRKQLSHWIANIWKQNERIQTYKLLQRIGTHIYKTMSYRLREEPGVQSVEQTLSYGTGSCRDFAMLFMEAARCLGLASRFVSGYLHAPPSGLNNGSTHAWAEVYLPSTGWTGFDPTIGDIVGTDHIAVAVARLPEAVPPIAGTFIGPPGSSMDVGVWVSRC; encoded by the coding sequence ATGCAACGCTATAAAATTCTCCATCGTACCTATTACAATTTTTCCGGTTTAGTCACACTGGGTCCCCATCAATTACGACTACGTCCGAGAGAAGACCATGAAATGCGTATTGAATCCTCAACCTTGAAAATCACACCTCAGGCAAACCTGCACTGGTATCGGGATGTGGAAGGCAATTCGGTTGCCAACGCCATTTTCGATTTACCCACCAGTCAGCTTGTGATTGAAAGTGAAGTCATCATCCAGCAATACAATGAGGATCCTCTTGGTTTTCTAACAGTCACTCATGCCACCGATTACCCGTGTACCTATCACCCTGATGATCAAGTTTTGCTGTCGCCTTATATGGTCTTGCTGGAACAGAGTTCACGAAAACAACTTTCACACTGGATTGCGAACATATGGAAACAGAATGAACGGATTCAGACGTACAAACTATTGCAACGAATTGGCACCCATATCTATAAAACAATGTCCTATCGGCTGAGAGAAGAACCCGGTGTACAATCCGTAGAACAAACATTGTCTTACGGAACCGGTTCCTGTCGTGATTTTGCGATGTTGTTCATGGAAGCCGCACGCTGTCTTGGTCTGGCCTCACGCTTTGTGAGCGGCTATCTCCACGCGCCACCCTCAGGACTCAACAACGGTTCAACCCATGCCTGGGCCGAAGTCTATCTGCCCAGCACAGGCTGGACCGGATTTGATCCGACGATTGGAGACATTGTTGGAACCGATCACATTGCTGTGGCCGTAGCACGATTGCCTGAAGCCGTACCGCCCATAGCAGGAACGTTCATTGGTCCCCCCGGATCTTCCATGGATGTGGGCGTCTGGGTGAGTCGGTGTTGA
- a CDS encoding leucyl aminopeptidase — translation MEIKLDYKTKGLESLKTDALILMIPEIKKNKEIGKQLDFLPDSLIHLVKQAIKLKVFSEKAESTHLMVTGIDDMPRLLLVGTGKQDKLNQETLRRIAGKIGKKIKSLKSEAISLVLPPWLSELSLDVGTIIAEGLLLGAYDFNKYSSAPTPDEEDDQPVDKVKITLLDADKMTSAKAIKQGETRAIATNYARDLGNTPGNDLYPEILAKEAESIALEYNMKIRILDQPEMEELGMGMLLGVARGSVRPPKLILMEYQHPKAKKQLAIVGKGVTFDSGGISLKPGSGMDEMKYDMCGAAAILGAMKAIGELKPKLNIIGVIPAVENMPDGNAQRPGDIVTAFNGKRVEVLNTDAEGRLILGDALSYTIKEYSPDGIIDFATLTGACIIALGHYASGVISNNEELTRQVVEAGKSSGDTVWPLPSFPEYEESIKGKFGDLLNTGGREAGTITAGLFLKNFVEEIPWVHVDIAGTAWGVKHISYQPAKGTTGVGVRLLIDLIGSWQA, via the coding sequence ATGGAAATTAAACTGGACTATAAAACAAAGGGACTTGAATCGCTTAAAACCGATGCGCTGATTTTAATGATTCCTGAAATCAAAAAAAATAAAGAAATCGGAAAACAACTGGATTTTTTACCTGACTCATTGATCCACCTTGTCAAACAGGCGATCAAGCTCAAGGTCTTCTCGGAAAAAGCTGAAAGCACACATTTAATGGTGACCGGCATCGATGATATGCCCCGCCTGTTATTGGTCGGCACAGGAAAACAGGATAAGCTGAATCAGGAAACGTTGAGAAGAATTGCCGGAAAAATCGGCAAAAAGATTAAAAGCCTCAAAAGTGAAGCCATCAGTCTGGTGCTTCCACCCTGGCTCAGCGAATTGAGCCTTGATGTGGGTACAATCATTGCGGAAGGACTGCTTCTTGGCGCTTATGATTTCAATAAATACAGTTCAGCGCCAACTCCGGATGAGGAGGATGATCAGCCCGTGGATAAAGTGAAAATCACTTTGCTGGATGCCGACAAAATGACTTCTGCCAAAGCCATCAAACAGGGCGAAACCAGAGCTATCGCCACCAATTATGCCCGGGATCTCGGCAATACTCCCGGAAATGATCTCTATCCTGAAATTCTGGCTAAAGAAGCCGAATCCATTGCCCTGGAATACAACATGAAAATCAGGATTCTGGATCAACCGGAAATGGAAGAACTTGGTATGGGAATGTTGTTGGGGGTGGCCCGGGGTTCAGTGCGTCCGCCCAAATTGATTCTGATGGAATACCAACATCCCAAGGCGAAAAAGCAATTGGCGATTGTGGGGAAAGGCGTCACCTTTGATTCCGGTGGCATTTCACTGAAACCAGGTAGCGGCATGGATGAAATGAAGTATGACATGTGCGGCGCCGCGGCAATTCTGGGTGCCATGAAAGCCATTGGTGAACTCAAACCCAAGCTCAACATTATCGGTGTGATTCCTGCCGTTGAAAACATGCCCGATGGCAATGCCCAACGCCCAGGGGATATTGTCACCGCATTCAATGGAAAACGTGTGGAAGTTCTCAATACCGATGCTGAAGGCCGGTTGATTCTGGGTGATGCCCTGAGCTACACGATCAAGGAATATTCTCCTGATGGGATCATTGATTTTGCGACTCTGACCGGTGCCTGTATCATCGCGCTAGGGCACTATGCCAGTGGTGTGATTTCCAACAATGAAGAACTCACCCGTCAGGTTGTCGAAGCGGGTAAGTCCAGCGGAGATACGGTGTGGCCGTTGCCTTCATTTCCAGAATATGAAGAATCGATCAAAGGAAAATTTGGAGATTTGCTGAATACCGGCGGACGCGAAGCCGGAACCATCACAGCAGGTTTGTTTTTGAAAAATTTTGTGGAAGAAATCCCCTGGGTGCATGTTGACATTGCCGGAACGGCCTGGGGTGTCAAACATATCAGTTATCAACCGGCCAAGGGAACCACAGGAGTCGGGGTTCGACTGCTGATTGACCTGATTGGCTCATGGCAAGCATGA
- a CDS encoding DUF4160 domain-containing protein → MPEITRFYGIVIKLFFGDHPPPHFHAVYGEYNAIFNIESLEMIEGDLPERAKKLVLEWASSYHEELKKMWDSQEFKKLPPLR, encoded by the coding sequence ATGCCAGAGATCACCCGTTTTTATGGAATAGTGATTAAACTATTTTTTGGAGATCATCCGCCTCCCCATTTTCATGCTGTTTATGGAGAATATAATGCAATTTTCAATATAGAATCCTTAGAAATGATTGAAGGCGACTTGCCGGAACGCGCAAAGAAATTGGTGCTGGAATGGGCATCGTCTTATCACGAAGAACTCAAGAAGATGTGGGACTCACAAGAGTTTAAAAAACTCCCTCCATTGAGGTAA
- a CDS encoding acyl-CoA dehydrogenase family protein — MANFYKDNEDLQFYIEKWIDWSPLLALNERQGFGKDCEFASEKEALDVYKDMLELVGTFAAEEIAPKGAEMDRKGLEYKDGDVVFPKEMNEIFAQLKNMELHGMCIPRELGGMNLPILLYMTNIELMARADVSTVMHYGFHGAMGLAMLAFCIDEGSAEFDKESKTITKVRFERELADIASGNEWGCMDITEPDAGSDMAALRTKAVQDADGNWFITGQKIFITSGHGRYHFVIARTEDAKDPNDPFSGLNGLSFFLCETFSYGENGEKIRHATVDRIEEKMGIHASPTCTISFDKTPAQLIGKRGDGFKHMLLLMNGARVGVASISMGLCESAYRTARDYAAQRKSMGKTIDQHEMIADMLDEMRNDIQAIRAMTIQGAYYDELSQKSKILLKTLEPSSMEYKRVEKDVKFYAGEARKLTPLMKYLGSEKSVEMSRRCVQIHGGSGFTQEYGAEKLLRDSVILPIYEGTSQIQALMAMKDTLGAIIKNPQGFLKTIAQTRWLSVSARDPLERRVAKLQSLNLAAQQHLIQKIATRKFKTLSDKPMASWPKEFLKNWDPKRDFAPGMLHAERLIKLLCDSAVAELLYAQVKKFPERREVLETFLDRAEPRDRFLLNEITTTGDRILAKLSGESVAEEKIA; from the coding sequence ATGGCCAATTTTTACAAAGACAACGAAGACCTTCAGTTTTATATCGAAAAATGGATCGACTGGAGCCCTTTGCTGGCACTCAATGAACGCCAGGGGTTCGGCAAGGACTGTGAATTCGCTTCTGAAAAGGAAGCACTGGATGTCTACAAGGACATGCTGGAACTGGTCGGAACGTTTGCCGCTGAAGAAATCGCGCCCAAAGGCGCCGAGATGGACCGTAAAGGTCTGGAATACAAAGATGGCGATGTTGTTTTTCCCAAGGAAATGAATGAAATTTTCGCTCAACTAAAAAACATGGAACTGCATGGCATGTGTATTCCCCGGGAACTGGGAGGCATGAACCTGCCGATTCTGCTGTATATGACCAATATTGAACTCATGGCACGAGCCGATGTATCCACCGTCATGCATTATGGATTTCATGGCGCGATGGGACTGGCGATGCTGGCCTTTTGCATTGATGAAGGAAGTGCTGAGTTTGATAAGGAATCCAAAACCATTACCAAGGTACGGTTTGAACGGGAACTGGCGGATATCGCGTCAGGCAACGAATGGGGCTGTATGGATATCACAGAACCTGACGCTGGCAGTGACATGGCGGCCTTGAGAACAAAAGCGGTACAGGATGCCGATGGAAACTGGTTCATTACCGGACAAAAAATTTTCATCACCTCAGGTCATGGACGATACCATTTTGTCATTGCCCGGACTGAGGATGCCAAAGATCCCAATGATCCCTTCAGCGGATTGAATGGTCTGTCATTCTTTTTGTGTGAAACGTTCTCATACGGTGAAAATGGCGAAAAAATCCGTCATGCCACAGTAGACCGGATTGAAGAAAAAATGGGCATTCATGCCAGTCCCACCTGCACGATTTCCTTTGATAAAACACCTGCTCAACTCATTGGTAAACGCGGCGATGGTTTCAAACACATGTTGTTGTTGATGAACGGCGCTCGTGTGGGTGTCGCTTCCATCAGTATGGGGCTTTGCGAGTCGGCTTACCGCACCGCCAGGGATTATGCCGCTCAACGAAAAAGCATGGGAAAAACCATTGATCAGCATGAAATGATTGCAGATATGCTGGACGAAATGCGCAATGACATTCAGGCAATTCGGGCCATGACAATTCAGGGGGCCTACTATGATGAACTGTCGCAGAAAAGTAAAATTCTGCTCAAAACCCTTGAGCCCTCCTCCATGGAATACAAACGGGTGGAAAAAGATGTGAAGTTTTATGCTGGCGAAGCACGAAAGTTGACTCCGTTGATGAAATATCTGGGCAGTGAAAAATCAGTTGAAATGAGTCGACGCTGTGTGCAGATTCATGGCGGTTCAGGATTCACCCAGGAATATGGTGCGGAAAAACTGTTGAGAGACTCCGTGATTCTGCCGATTTATGAAGGAACCTCACAAATTCAGGCGTTGATGGCCATGAAAGACACGTTGGGCGCCATCATCAAAAATCCTCAGGGATTTCTGAAAACCATTGCCCAGACCCGCTGGCTGAGTGTTTCTGCCCGTGATCCTCTGGAGCGACGTGTTGCCAAATTGCAATCATTGAATCTTGCGGCACAACAGCATTTGATTCAAAAAATTGCCACCCGCAAATTCAAGACACTGAGTGATAAACCCATGGCGAGCTGGCCTAAGGAATTCCTCAAAAATTGGGATCCAAAGCGTGACTTCGCGCCTGGAATGCTCCATGCGGAACGTTTGATCAAGTTGTTGTGTGATTCGGCTGTGGCAGAGTTGCTTTATGCGCAGGTGAAAAAATTTCCGGAAAGACGAGAAGTTCTTGAAACATTTCTGGACCGTGCTGAGCCACGTGACCGGTTTCTGTTGAATGAAATCACCACCACTGGTGACCGTATTCTCGCAAAATTAAGCGGGGAGTCCGTTGCGGAAGAAAAAATCGCCTGA
- a CDS encoding DUF2442 domain-containing protein: protein MKKIPKIKAVQALDNHLLIIEFSNHENRQYDVRPLLKLQTFAPLQNDAFFKNVQIETGGHALVWNEDIDISEYELWSKGQFLS from the coding sequence ATGAAGAAAATACCGAAAATCAAGGCTGTTCAGGCGTTAGACAACCATCTCTTGATCATCGAGTTTTCAAATCATGAGAATCGGCAATATGACGTGAGGCCGTTGCTCAAACTCCAGACGTTTGCTCCACTACAAAATGATGCGTTCTTCAAAAATGTCCAAATCGAAACAGGAGGACATGCGCTGGTTTGGAATGAGGATATTGACATCAGTGAGTACGAACTATGGAGCAAAGGACAATTCCTGTCCTAA
- a CDS encoding DUF4080 domain-containing protein: MILLTTANARYSHTSLGLRYLYANMRELQNRTVLIEYTLQDTPRHMVEQWLSYQPQIIGIGIYIWNIEVLTQAISLLKKTHPEIYVVVGGPEVSYGVPDELYELVNHIIPAEGDHAFQRLCQDILQHNAPKTKVLPKDQIDVKELILPYEFYTDTDIVNRKIYVEASRGCAFKCHFCLSSLDKGIRSFDTSQFLLEMRKLYQRGARQFKFVDRTFNLHIKQSIAILSFFLEEFPAQDFFLHFEVIPDRLPPELKEYILKFREGVLQFEVGIQTLDQQVSALIGRQQNKIKALDNLMFLRQNTHIHLHVDLIIGLPGATLDIFKDDLNQLVALGLQEIQIGILKHLKGTPITLHTDTHQMIYDSNPPYEIESNVDLPVELMLRLKRFAKYWDHYYNSGNFIQSMALLFQSSNPFDEFVQFSEYAYACLQQTYGISLEHYAEILYDYLVSEQHLDRVQVRETILKDILIKPGRKVPGFLKDDSLGIPHVISRKSNKFLTRQSNHSPL, from the coding sequence ATGATTTTGCTGACAACAGCCAATGCCCGCTATTCTCATACGTCATTGGGCCTGCGGTATCTTTATGCCAACATGCGGGAATTGCAAAACCGTACCGTACTGATTGAATACACCCTTCAGGACACGCCCCGACACATGGTCGAGCAATGGCTGTCATATCAGCCTCAAATCATCGGAATCGGGATTTACATCTGGAACATTGAAGTCCTGACTCAGGCGATTTCCCTCCTCAAAAAAACTCACCCTGAAATTTATGTCGTGGTTGGCGGTCCGGAGGTGAGCTATGGTGTTCCGGATGAATTATATGAACTGGTCAACCACATCATTCCCGCAGAAGGGGATCATGCGTTTCAACGTTTGTGTCAGGATATTCTCCAGCATAACGCGCCAAAAACAAAAGTGTTGCCCAAAGATCAGATTGATGTCAAGGAACTGATTCTACCCTATGAATTCTATACGGATACCGATATTGTCAACCGGAAGATCTATGTGGAAGCCTCCAGAGGCTGTGCCTTTAAGTGCCATTTTTGCCTGTCGTCCCTGGATAAAGGGATCCGTTCCTTTGACACTTCTCAATTTTTGCTGGAGATGCGTAAACTTTACCAGCGAGGCGCACGACAATTCAAATTTGTTGATCGAACCTTCAATCTCCACATCAAACAATCCATTGCGATCCTGTCATTTTTTCTGGAAGAATTTCCGGCACAGGATTTTTTTCTCCATTTTGAAGTCATTCCTGATCGCCTGCCGCCTGAGTTGAAAGAATATATTCTGAAATTCAGGGAAGGGGTTTTGCAATTTGAGGTCGGCATTCAGACCCTGGATCAACAGGTTTCCGCCTTGATTGGTCGTCAGCAAAATAAAATAAAGGCTCTGGACAATTTAATGTTTCTCAGACAGAACACCCACATTCATCTGCATGTGGATTTGATCATCGGCTTACCCGGCGCGACCTTAGACATTTTCAAAGATGATCTGAATCAGTTGGTTGCGCTTGGACTTCAGGAAATTCAAATTGGCATTTTAAAACACCTGAAAGGCACACCGATCACTCTGCACACTGACACGCACCAGATGATTTACGATTCAAATCCACCTTATGAAATTGAGAGTAATGTGGATTTACCGGTTGAATTGATGTTGCGGTTAAAGCGCTTTGCCAAATACTGGGATCATTACTACAATTCAGGAAACTTTATCCAGTCGATGGCCCTGCTGTTTCAGTCGTCGAATCCTTTCGATGAGTTCGTTCAATTTTCAGAATATGCTTATGCGTGTCTCCAACAAACCTATGGCATCTCGCTGGAGCATTACGCTGAAATTTTATACGATTATCTGGTCTCAGAACAACATCTGGACCGTGTTCAGGTAAGGGAAACCATTTTGAAAGATATCCTGATCAAACCGGGACGAAAAGTTCCGGGTTTTCTGAAAGATGATTCGCTGGGCATTCCGCACGTCATCAGCAGAAAATCAAATAAATTCCTGACGCGTCAAAGCAATCATTCTCCCCTATGA